In Kutzneria kofuensis, the DNA window TGTTCCGGGCTCGCGCCGACGGCATCAAGGCCGCCGCCGCGCTGGCCTCCGTGACGGCGCTCGCGGCCGGCGACCCGGGCGAGCGGCAGCGGGTGCACGACGCCATCGAGCAGCTGCTCGGCCGGCCGGAGGCGCACCAGCTGCGGCTGCTCGAAGCGTTGACGTTGATCACCACGAACGCCGTTTCGATGCCCGAGGACCTGGCCGAGGAGGTGCTGCGGGTCGGCGGCTCCGGCAGCATTCCGGAGCAGCTGGGCCTGGTCGGCCGGCCGCCGCACGAGCTCGTCGCCTACGCGCTGGAGCGGGCCGGCTGGTGGCGCTCGTTCGCCTCGTTCGGGGCCACTCCCGCGCAAAGCCGGGTCGCGCACGTCGTGCACCGGGCATATTTCCTCATCTGGCAGCAACTGAGGGGGGCCAGTGGAGGCTGAACTGCTGGAGCAGGCGCTCGGCGAGCGCAAGGCGCTGATCAGGATGTGCCTGTACGCACTGGACCGGGCACGCAGCGCCGGCGTGGTGGAGCGACTGGAGGCCGGGCTGGCCGAGGTCGGGGTGCGGGCGGTGCGGCCGGACGGCGAGCGGTTCGACCCGGCCGTGCACGAGGCCGGCGGCACCGAGCCGACCGACGACCCCGCGCGGGTCGGGTTGATCGCCGAGACCGAGGTTCCCGGGTTCGTCGACCGCGGCCAGTCGCTGCGGGCGCCGATCGTCATCGTCTACGCCGCACGGGATTCGTCGTGACCGCGCCGACCCCGCAGCTGCCGCAGCTGGTCAAGCAGGCCCGGGAGCGCCTGTCGGCGCTGCTGCGCGAGCACGACAAGCGCGCTGCCGACCAGGTCGACAAGGCGCTAGCCGGCCGGGCTTCCACGCCGTCGATCGTGGTCGTGGGCGAGACGAATCGGGGCAAGAGTTCCCTGGTCAATGCCCTGATCGCGACGCCAGGACTGTCCCCTGTGGACGCCGACGTGGCCACCGCCAGCTACCTCGTGCTGCGGCACGGCGAGTCGTGGGCGGCGCGCGCCTGCTACGCCGAACCGATCGACTTCCCGATCGAGGACCTGGGCCGCTGGGTCACCGGCCTTGAGCAGCAGCCCCCTCGGCACGTCGAGGTGCAGGCCCCGATCCCGCTGCTGCAGCGACTGTCCATCGTGGACACTCCTGGCGTCGGCGGCCTCAACTCGATGCACGGGGAACTGGCCGCCGAGGCCGCCGCGACGGCGACCGCGCTGCTGTTCGTTGTGGACGCTTCGTCGCCGTTCACCAAGGGAGAGCTGGACTTTCTCGCCACCGTCGGCGAACGCGTCGAGACCGTGCTGTTCGCGCTGACCAAGGTGGACCAGTTCCGGGGCTGGCGTGAGGTGCTCGACGCCGACCAGAAACTGCTGGCCGAACATGCGCCGCGGTTCGCCGGTGCGAAGTTCCACGCCGTGTCGCCGCGCATGTTCGAGATGGCCGCCAAGGCCCCGAACCCCGACGCGGCCGCGATGCTGCGGGAGAAGTCCGGCGTTGGCGACCTGCAGGTCGCCGTGCAGGAGCTGGTCGTCGGCCGGTCGCTGATGCTGGCCGAGGCCAATGCCCTACGCACGCTGACCACCGCGATCGGCGCGGTCGTGGTCCGGCTGCAGGCGTCCGCGCGGGCGTTGGAGACCGGCCACGAGGAGGCCGACGCGCTGCGGGCCCGCCGCGACAAGCTCGCCGCCGAGCGAAAGTCGTCCACCCGGAGCTGGCAGGTCAAGCTCCGCACCGAGGTCCAGCGGGCCCGGCTGGAGTCGTTGCACGAGGTCAGCCGGCAGGTCCGGGACGCGCAGTCGTGGTTCCGGCAGGCCATCGACACCGCCGGCAAGGATGCCTTGGCCGCGCTCCCGCAGCAGTTGGACGCCGCGTTGCAGGTGATTTCGGCGCGGATCAACGCCGTGCTGGCCGACCGGCTGAGCCGGGCCGCCGACGCCGCGCTCGCCGAGCTGTTCTCCGCCGAGGAGCTGGCCGTGATCCGCGCCCAGTTCGCCCGCGGCGCCCACCCGCCGGTGATGCTGCGGGCGCCGGAGAAGCGGGCGGCGACGGCCGAGGACCGGCTGCTGGTGTTCATGGGCATCTCCGGCGGCATGGGCGCGGGCCGCATCGCCGCACTCCCGCTGGCCGGCATCGGCGTCGCCGCGCTCAACCCGATCGTGCTGCCGGTGACCATCGTGCTCGGCCTCGGCGCCGGCTACTGGATGGCCCGCACCCGCAAGCACCTCGCCGACAAGCAGCACATGCGGCAGTGGCTGTCCGACGCCCTCGCCGACGCCCGGTCCACGCTGGACCAGCTCGTGTCCGAGCAGCTCATCGACGCCGAAGGGCAGCTGTCGCTCGCCCTCGACGAGGCCCTGACCAGCCGGATCGAGGCCATCGAGGAGGAGCTCCGCGAGGTGGACAAGGCCCTCAAGCTGGACGCCTCCGAGCGGGCCGGCCGGCAGCAGGCCGTCGGCCGGCAGTTGGCCGAGGTGACCGCCGCCCGGGACCGCGGCGAGGCGCTGCTGACCACCATGCGGCAGCTGCGGGACCGGAGTTGAGTGGTTGCGGGAACCGATCCGCCCTACCGTGAGTCCAACCGGCAACAAGCAGCGGAGACGGGGGTAGTGCGGTGTACATCGACAACAGCGGCGCCGACGGTCACGAGCTGAAGATCGAGGTCGACGGCCACGAGTACACCGAAGAGGCGTCGGAGAGCTACCACAACGACGGCACCATGGACACCGCCGAGATCGACGGCGACGACGGCGGCCGCGTCGACTACACCGACACCGACCACGACGGCACCGCCGACCTGGCCACCCGGTACGACGCCAACGGCCAGATGATCGGCCAGACCCACTTCGACGGCGCCACCGGCCAGTGGACCCAGGCCACCGCCGCCGGCAGCGGCTCCATGACCGTCGACACCGAGCACGGCGAGCAGAACGTCGGCCCCGCCACCGCCGACACCACCAACAGCGGGCACAACGACACCGCGGTGGTCACGGACGCCGAGGGCAACACGTTCCTGTACACGGACACCGACGGCGACGGCAGGGCCGACTACGCGATGGAGATCGACGCCAAGGGGCAGGTCACCATCTCCGAGCACACCGGCGAGCACCAGTGGACCGAGATCGAGCACGGCCACATCGACGGCGGCGGCAACTACCAGCGGGACAACGCCGCGAGCCTGCTCCAGTTCGGGGCCGACGACCGGTCGTGGGGCGGCGAGGAGCAGCAGGCCGACGGTCAGGGCATCGTCCGCACGGACTCCGCCACCGGCGAGTGGACCTGACCGAGGGCTCCCCCTGCCGGGCCGACTCCAGCCGGACCGACGCCGTCCGGCTGGCGCGCCCGACCCCGTCCCCGCCGGACCGCAACCCATCGTGGCGGTGGTCGCAGGTAAGCCCGGACACATCCCCGATACCATCCGGTGTCGGGGATGTCTCTTTTCGTGGACGCATTTCGTGGGGTTGATCCACGTGGTCCGTGATGGTCTGAACCAATGGGTATTCAGAAACGATTCCGGAGTGACCGCCGTTACACGGTGGAAGCGCTCTCATTGATCCCTTTTCGGCCCCGAAGTGTGCGCGAAAAGAGTGCTGAATCGATTCCTTGATCGCTTATGTGAGGTGGCTGACAGGTGAACGGTCGGCCACCGGTGTGTAACCCGGATACAGTTGGGCATCCCCTAAACGCCTCACACCCGGACGCCGCCGGGTGTGGTTGCGCATTTCCACGGACGCCGTCGTCTGCAACAGGGACAGCGGCGTCCCTGTGCTTTCGTCCGGCAGACCCCAGGGCAGGAGACGAGATGACCGCACTGACCATCCCCGGTCTCGACCAGGCACCGACCACCAACGAACGACTCCTGACCTGGGTGCAGGAGGTGGCGGAGCTGACCACGCCGGACCGGGTGGTCTGGGTGGACGGCTCCGAGGAGGAGTCGAAGCGCATCAACGCGGCCCTGGTCGACGCGGGCACCTTCGTGCCGCTGAAGAAGAAGCCGAACTCCTACTGGGCCGCGTCGGATCCGACCGACGTCGCCCGCGTCGAGGAGCGCACGTTCATCTGTTCCGTCGACCCGGCCGACTCGGGCCCGACGAACAACTGGATGGACCCGGCCGAGATGAAGACCATCATGACCGAGCTCTACCGGGGCTGCATGCGTGGTCGCACGATGTATGTCATTCCGTTCTGCATGGGGCCGCTGAGCGCCGAGAAACCCATGCTGGGCGTGGAGATCACCGATTCCGAATACGTCGTCGCCTCGATGCGCATCATGACCCGCATGGGCGAGAAGGCGTTGGCCCGCTTCACCGACGGCGCCGACTTCGTGCAGGCGCTGCATTCCGTGGGCGCGCCGCTTGAGCCGGGCCAGGACGACGTGCCGTGGCCGTGCAACGACACGAAGTACATCACCCACTTCCCGGAGGAGCGGCTGATCTGGTCGTTCGGTTCCGGTTACGGCGGCAACGCGCTGCTGGGCAAGAAGTGCTACTCGCTGCGCATCGCCTCGGCGATGGCCCGCGACGAGGGCTGGCTGGCCGAGCACATGCTGATCCTCAAGCTGATCTCGCCGGAGAACAAGGTCCACTACATCGCGGCCGCCTTCCCGTCGGCCTGCGGCAAGACCAACCTGGCCATGCTGGAGCCGACCATCCCGGGCTGGCGAGTGGAGACGCTCGGCGACGACATCGCCTGGATGCGTTTCGGCGAGGACGGCCGGCTGTACGCGGTCAACCCGGAGTACGGCTTCTTCGGCGTCGCGCCGGGCACCGACTACCACACCAACCCGAACGCCATGCGCACCATCGAGCGCGGCAACTCGATCTTCACCAACGTCGCCCTCACCGACGACGGCGACATCTGGTGGGAGGGCATGGGCGAGAAGCCCGAGCACCTCACCTCGTGGAAGAAGCAGGACTGGACGCCGGCGTCGACCGACCTCTCCTCGCACCCGAACTCCCGCTACTGCACGCCGATGCAGCAGTGCCCGATCCTGGCGCCGGAGTGGGACGATCCCAAGGGCGTGCCGATCTCGGCGATCTTCTTCGGCGGCCGCCGCGCCACCACGGTGCCGCTGATCACCGAGTCCCGCGACTGGCAGCACGGCGT includes these proteins:
- a CDS encoding dynamin family protein, encoding MTAPTPQLPQLVKQARERLSALLREHDKRAADQVDKALAGRASTPSIVVVGETNRGKSSLVNALIATPGLSPVDADVATASYLVLRHGESWAARACYAEPIDFPIEDLGRWVTGLEQQPPRHVEVQAPIPLLQRLSIVDTPGVGGLNSMHGELAAEAAATATALLFVVDASSPFTKGELDFLATVGERVETVLFALTKVDQFRGWREVLDADQKLLAEHAPRFAGAKFHAVSPRMFEMAAKAPNPDAAAMLREKSGVGDLQVAVQELVVGRSLMLAEANALRTLTTAIGAVVVRLQASARALETGHEEADALRARRDKLAAERKSSTRSWQVKLRTEVQRARLESLHEVSRQVRDAQSWFRQAIDTAGKDALAALPQQLDAALQVISARINAVLADRLSRAADAALAELFSAEELAVIRAQFARGAHPPVMLRAPEKRAATAEDRLLVFMGISGGMGAGRIAALPLAGIGVAALNPIVLPVTIVLGLGAGYWMARTRKHLADKQHMRQWLSDALADARSTLDQLVSEQLIDAEGQLSLALDEALTSRIEAIEEELREVDKALKLDASERAGRQQAVGRQLAEVTAARDRGEALLTTMRQLRDRS
- the grpE gene encoding nucleotide exchange factor GrpE is translated as MEAELLEQALGERKALIRMCLYALDRARSAGVVERLEAGLAEVGVRAVRPDGERFDPAVHEAGGTEPTDDPARVGLIAETEVPGFVDRGQSLRAPIVIVYAARDSS
- a CDS encoding phosphoenolpyruvate carboxykinase (GTP), which codes for MTALTIPGLDQAPTTNERLLTWVQEVAELTTPDRVVWVDGSEEESKRINAALVDAGTFVPLKKKPNSYWAASDPTDVARVEERTFICSVDPADSGPTNNWMDPAEMKTIMTELYRGCMRGRTMYVIPFCMGPLSAEKPMLGVEITDSEYVVASMRIMTRMGEKALARFTDGADFVQALHSVGAPLEPGQDDVPWPCNDTKYITHFPEERLIWSFGSGYGGNALLGKKCYSLRIASAMARDEGWLAEHMLILKLISPENKVHYIAAAFPSACGKTNLAMLEPTIPGWRVETLGDDIAWMRFGEDGRLYAVNPEYGFFGVAPGTDYHTNPNAMRTIERGNSIFTNVALTDDGDIWWEGMGEKPEHLTSWKKQDWTPASTDLSSHPNSRYCTPMQQCPILAPEWDDPKGVPISAIFFGGRRATTVPLITESRDWQHGVFMGATLSSETTAAAVGQVGVVRRDPMAMLPFIGYHAGDYFNHWIQLGKNANAEKLPKIFYVNWFRRGEDKRFLWPGFGENSRVLKWAIERLEGTAAAEETPIGHVPTPADLDLSNLDAPAEDVAAALAFDADEWRAELPLIEEWFAKIGDKLPTSLRDEFEALKQRLG